The Deltaproteobacteria bacterium DNA segment ATTAAAAGGGGATTCAAACATTTCAGGGAAAATGGAAAGGATATCAAACCTGATCATGACGTTTATAAACCTTCAAGCAGTCGTACAACCATTATCCCCTGATCTATATCAATCTTGCGTATCACATCGACAATACCGGGCAGGAGGATCTCTCTTTCTCCACTGCTGCAGACATAGACATCATTACCTCCCGTAGGTAAAATGGCCTCTATTATACCGAGAAAATGACCCTCTTCCGTCACGACTCTAAGGCCTATAATATCCCGCCAGTAATATTCATCTTCAGGCAATTTTTTGAGCTTATCTACAGGAATCAGTACCTGGCAACCAATAAGCGTCTCGGCACTTTCGATATCCCCGACACCTTCCATTTTGAGAAAAACACTCCTTCCTCTGATCTGGATACCTTGCAGCTTGAAGGGGCCCGTTTCATCTTTTCCCTGTC contains these protein-coding regions:
- the rimM gene encoding ribosome maturation factor RimM (Essential for efficient processing of 16S rRNA) is translated as MEFFEIGKIVKFCGLTCRLKVRSYLESNDTLKSLDEVYVRQGKDETGPFKLQGIQIRGRSVFLKMEGVGDIESAETLIGCQVLIPVDKLKKLPEDEYYWRDIIGLRVVTEEGHFLGIIEAILPTGGNDVYVCSSGEREILLPGIVDVIRKIDIDQGIMVVRLLEGL